The Streptomyces sp. WZ-12 genome segment CCGGACCTCGGGGGGCCGTTCGACTCCGTGGTCTGCAGCATGGTGTTGGCGGCGATTCCCGACTGGATGCCGGCGATGCGGGCCTGCGTTGAGGCGTTGCGCCCGGGGGGCCTGTTCGTCTTCTCCGTCAACCATCCGGCGTTCGAACAGCTCCTGTCGACATGGCGCGAGCACGGCGACTACCGCGTGCACCGCTACCTGGAGGAGTATCCGATCCCACAGACCCACGCCTCCGACTTCCACCGCCCGCTCTCGGCCTACCTCAACGAGCTCGCCGCCCTCGGCTGCCGACTGCGCGAAGTCGCCGAGCCGGGGCTCGATCCCCAGGCGGCGCATGAGGCGCAGGCCACCACGCCAGGCATCGAAAGCTATGTGCACCTGCCCAACTTCTTGATCGTTGCCGCCGAGCGCATGTGACGGTGTCGGTGGGCGGTGAGCGAATCCTGAGGGTGGCGCGGCCTCTCGGCTGCCGCGTTGTCTCTCGTACGCGGCAGCCGGACCGTTCGTTGACGGCAGCGTCGGCAAACGCGGGGCCGAAGTGGCCACGCGTCCGCGGACGTTCCGGGTGCGCTCAGGCCTTGCGGAGGTGGGCGATGATGCCGTCGATGTCGCGGACCATCATGTCGCCGCGGACGAAGTGGCCGCCGCCTACCTCGTGCGAATCGTGCGGGATGCCGGCCCTGTCGAGGAGTCCCTTGAACTCGCGCTGGGTGGTGAGCACGCCGACCTCGTTGAACGTGTCGAACCAGTTGATCGGGTCGGGACTGGTGCCGGCGACCATGAAGATCCGCTTGTTGCGGTAGCTCTCGATGCGCTGGCACGGGTTGTCCATGTTGACGCGGTTCTCGTCCCAGGGCACGCCGTAGACCGTGCCGCCGCCCAGTTCGATGGCCGCGGACGAGACGTTGGCCCAGTGGACGACCGCGCCGGGGACTCCCGCGACGGTCCCGCGCAGGCTGGCGGGGCCGGAGTGGGCGCTCACCGAGGAGAAGTGGCCCCAGTACTTGGCCGTGTACTTCAGCGCACCGAAGCCGCCCATCGAGAATCCGGACACCGCGCGCCCGTCAGGGGAGCTGTAGGTCCGGAAGTTCGCGTCGATCCACGGGATCAACTGGTTGATGTGGAAGTTCTCCCAGTTCCGGGCGCCGACGTTGGTGCTGACCGGGTTGGAGTACCAGCCGGCGTGCCCGCCGTCGGGCATCACCACGATGAGCGGCTTGCCGGCGGTCCAGGCTCGGATGTCCGTCACGGGCGGGCGGTCGAAGGCGATGAAGTCCTGGCCGTCGCCACCGCCGTGGAGCAGGTAGAGGACCGGGTAGGTGCGACCGCTGGTGAGGTAGCCGTCGGGCAGCAGGACGTTGACGGCCGGGTTCCACCCGCCGACCTCGGCGGTCTGGAAGCGGTAGTACCACATGCGGGGATCGGACTCGCCGCGCTCCACGATGTGCAGCCCGGAGCCGTCGCCGGCGGCACTGGCCGGCGACGCCGACGCGAGGGTTCCCCCCGCCCCCAGGGCCACCGCCGCGGAAATCCCACCGACGGCCTTCAGGACACCCCGGCGCGTGGGGTGCTTCTGCTCACTCAACATGACCTCCTGGAAGGGGAGTTGTCCGTACTTGAGTCCGATCACCACGGGACGTTCAGCAGTGGCCCCGTAAGTCCCTTGAGCTCAAGAAAGGGCAGGCTCCTTGGCGGCACCGGCCCGAGACC includes the following:
- a CDS encoding alpha/beta hydrolase — protein: MLSEQKHPTRRGVLKAVGGISAAVALGAGGTLASASPASAAGDGSGLHIVERGESDPRMWYYRFQTAEVGGWNPAVNVLLPDGYLTSGRTYPVLYLLHGGGDGQDFIAFDRPPVTDIRAWTAGKPLIVVMPDGGHAGWYSNPVSTNVGARNWENFHINQLIPWIDANFRTYSSPDGRAVSGFSMGGFGALKYTAKYWGHFSSVSAHSGPASLRGTVAGVPGAVVHWANVSSAAIELGGGTVYGVPWDENRVNMDNPCQRIESYRNKRIFMVAGTSPDPINWFDTFNEVGVLTTQREFKGLLDRAGIPHDSHEVGGGHFVRGDMMVRDIDGIIAHLRKA